One part of the Coffea eugenioides isolate CCC68of chromosome 10, Ceug_1.0, whole genome shotgun sequence genome encodes these proteins:
- the LOC113749198 gene encoding putative bifunctional dihydrofolate reductase-thymidylate synthase has translation MSDKECSLQQAESTMSGIRGADSEDVRDIEEPMAVHTFRQALILDNLLPSRHDDNHMMLRFLKARKFNIEKAKCMWSDMLRWRKDFGADTILEDFHFNELDEVLLYYPQCYHGVDKEGRPIYIERLGKVDMYKLMQVTTSDRYVKYHVQEFEKTLSIRLPACSIAANKYIDASMTILDVQGVGLKNLIKPAREVITRLQKIDNDNYPETLHTLFIINAGPGFRLVWSAIRPFLDPNTASKINVLGTNYKSALLEFVDQSELPDFLGGSCTCANEGGCLRSDKGPWKDQNIVKALLSGEAKYSIHKFMSNCKGKRGDDKLHLVRFSDKSIAQSESEDEDIALAQKYPDLVAAAVCEEVSLYKRPFGTGAMQMAVFRLLVSRISSSMRVCPSVQFWMTKSNRKVITSINWHHFFISTVPTLPLSFSDISKVSARHTTWRELFDMSADSHMCHSDGDARIKPLSLRSYQVVVAATRDLGIGKDGKLPWRLPSDLKFFKELTLTTTDPVKRNAVVMGRKTWESIPPQFRPLPGRLNIVLTRSGSLGPAIDDNVVCCGSISSALELLAESPYCSSVEKVFVIGGGQILREALNAPECEAIHMTVIEADIECDAFIPPVDGSLFQPWYSSPPTVENNIRHCFVTYVRVMSSAVEPVDLHQRAKSNRSSDSKRFNVSSFSFLPKTVFEKHDEFLYLRLVQDIIATGNHKDDRTGTGTLSKFGCQMRFNLRRSFPLLTTKRIFWQGVVEELLWFISGSTNAKVLQEKGIHIWDGNASREYLDSIGLEDREVGDLGPIYGFQWRHFGARYTGMHANYKGQGFDQLLDVIDRIKKNPNDRRIVLSAWNPSDLKLTALPPCHMFAQFYVANGELSCQMYQRSADMGLGVPFNIASYALLTCMIAHVCGLVPGDFIHIIGDAHVYKTHVVPLQEQLQKFPKPFPILKINPEKKDIDSFVATDFELIGYDPHQKIEMRMAV, from the exons ATGTCCGATAAGGAATGTTCTCTTCAGCAGGCTGAGAGTACAATGAGTGGTATTCGAGGAGCTGATAGCGAGGATGTAAGGGATATTGAGGAGCCAATGGCTGTTCATACTTTTCGACAAGCGCTTATCCTTGACAACTTGCTGCCTTCACGGCATGATGACAATCATATGATGCTGAG ATTTTTGAAAGCCAGGAAGTTTAACATTGAGAAAGCAAAATGCATGTGGTCAGACATGCTCCGATGGAGAAAAGATTTTGGTGCAGATACAATCTTGGAG GATTTTCACTTCAATGAGTTAGACGAAGTTCTGCTGTACTACCCTCAGTGttatcatggtgtagataaggAAGGAAGACCAATTTACATTGAAAGGTTGGGAAAGGTTGACATGTACAAGCTTATGCAAGTAACTACCTCAGATCGGTATGTGAAATATCATGTTCAAGAGTTCGAGAAGACTCTTTCCATTAGACTTCCTGCTTGCTCAATAGCTGCAAACAAATACATAGATGCAAGTATGACGATTTTAGATGTTCAAGGCGTG GGTTTAAAAAATTTGATTAAACCTGCGAGGGAAGTCATTACGCGGTTGCAGAAGATTGACAATGACAATTATCCTGAA ACTCTTCATACACTGTTCATCATTAATGCTGGCCCTGGCTTTAGGCTTGTTTGGAGTGCAATAAGGCCCTTTCTTGACCCGAATACTGCTTCCAAGATTAAT GTTCTTGGCACAAATTACAAGAGCGCTTTGCTTGAATTTGTTGATCAGAG CGAGTTGCCAGACTTTCTTGGCGGGAGCTGTACCTGCGCAAATGAGGGAGGTTGTTTGAGATCAGATAAAGGGCCATGGAAAGACCAAAATATAGTGAAG GCGCTTTTGAGCGGTGAAGCAAAGTATTCCATTCACAAATTCATGTCAAATTGTAAAGGGAAGCGGGGTGATGACAAGTTACATCTC GTAAGATTTAGTGATAAATCCATAGCTCAGTCAGAATCTGAAGATGAGGATATTGCATTAGCACAAAAATATCCAGATTTAGTGGCAGCTGCTGTTTGTGAAGAAGTCAGTT TGTACAAGCGGCCTTTTGGGACAGGAGCAATGCA AATGGCAGTTTTCCGCTTGCTGGTTTCGAGGATCTCATCTAGCATGAGAGTTTGTCCGTCTGTACAGTTTTGGATGACCAAATCAAACAGAAAG GTTATAACAAGCATTAATTGGCATCACTTCTTTATCAGTACAGTGCCGACTCTACCTTTAAGTTTTTCAGACATTTCTAAGGTGTCTGCTAGGCACACAACTTGGCGAGAACTTTTTGATATGAGTGCAGATTCTCACATGTGTCACTCTGATGGTGATGCACGTATTAAGCCTCTTTCTCTGAGGAGTTACCAAGTTGTAGTGGCTGCAACTCGTGATCTTGGTATTGGAAAAGATGGCAAGTTACCATGGAGGTTGCCTTCTGATCTTAAATTCTTCAAGGAGCTTACGCTAACTACTACAGATCCTGTGAAGAGGAATGCAGTTGTCATGGGAAGGAAAACTTGGGAAAGTATTCCTCCACAATTTCGACCTCTGCCTGGTCGTCTCAACATTGTGCTGACTCGTTCAGGGAGCCTTGGCCCTGCTATTGATGATAATGTTGTCTGTTGTGGGAGCATTTCATCTGCTTTAGAATTGCTTGCAGAATCTCCATATTGTTCCTCAGTAGAAAAAGTTTTTGTAATAGGAGGTGGACAAATACTAAG GGAAGCGCTTAATGCACCGGAATGTGAAGCCATACACATGACTGTAATTGAGGCAGACATTGAATGTGACGCTTTTATTCCTCCAGTTGATGGTTCACTATTCCAGCCCTGGTACTCTTCCCCGCCTACAGTAGAAAATAACATCCGGCACTGTTTTGTGACATATGTTCGTGTGATGAGTTCTGCAGTTGAGCCTGTTGATTTGCACCAGCGGGCAAAGTCTAATAGGAGTTCAGATTCCAAGAGGTTCAATGTTTcaagtttttctttcttgccaAAGACTGTCTTTGAGAAGCATGATGAGTTTTTGTATTtgagattggttcaagatattATTGCCACTGGCAACCACAAAGATGACCGAACTGGAACTGGTACCCTTTCAAAATTTGGTTGCCAG ATGCGATTTAACTTGCGTAGATCTTTTCCGCTTCTTACTACTAAG AGAATATTCTGGCAAGGTGTTGTCGAAGAGCTTCTATGGTTCATCAGTGGTTCAACAAATGCAAAG GTTCTACAGGAGAAGGGAATTCATATATGGGATGGCAATGCATCCAGAGAATACCTTGACAG TATTGGCCTGGAAGACAGAGAAGTGGGTGATTTAGGACCTATCTATGGGTTTCAGTGGAGACACTTTGGTGCCCG ATACACTGGTATGCATGCCAACTATAAAGGCCAAGGATTCGATCAGTTGTTAGATGTCATTGATAGGATAAAGAAAAACCCCAACGATAGGCGTATTGTTCTTTCTGCCTGgaatccttctgatttgaagtTGACGGCTTTACCACCTTGTCACATGTTTGCACAG TTTTATGTGGCAAATGGGGAACTATCCTGTCAAATGTATCAACGCTCTGCAGATATGGGCCTTGGCGTGCCATTTAATATAGCATCTTACGCTCTTTTGACATGCATGATTGCTCATGTTTGTG GCCTTGTTCCTGGTGACTTCATCCATATAATAGGAGATGCTCATGTTTACAAGACTCATGTTGTTCCTCTTCAAGAACAGCTTCAGAAATTTCCTAAACCTTTCCCA ATTTTGAAGATCAATCCGGAGAAAAAAGACATAGATTCATTTGTTGCGACTGACTTTGAGCTGATAGGCTATGATCCTCATCAGAAGATAGAAATGAGAATGGCAGTATAG
- the LOC113749604 gene encoding AAA-ATPase At3g50940-like yields the protein MAFSHESLPSPAAILSAATSITATIVLIRTLNDLVPGEFQNYFLSRFRKLSSFLFPHLTVVIEEFDGLTLNKLYEAANLYLGTKISPSTQRIKVSKCEKDQEFAVTVDKNQEILESFEGVELKWILHCTPVNQHSHADMRLKPRSELRYLELSFHKKHKEMVLETYLPHILKKAKEIRDEMRVVRLHTVDYAGTDYWSSVALNHPATFDTLAMDPEKKKELIEDLDRFISRKDYYRRVGKAWKRGYLFHGPPGTGKSSLVATMANYLRFDIYDLHLAQVQCDSDLRRLLIGSANRSILVIEDIDCNVGLKSREYHDGEFEDDKITLSGLLNFVDGLWSSRGDERIIVFTTNHKDRLDPAMLRPGRMDVQIEMSYCTFSGFKTLAHNYLKIEEHNLFGEIEELLLKVQATPAEIAGELMTSDNANTALQSLVTHLQMKENNS from the exons ATGGCTTTTTCACATGAATCTTTGCCATCACCAGCTGCTATTTTATCTGCGGCCACTTCCATCACGGCCACCATTGTTCTCATCAGAACCTTGAACGACCTTGTCCCTGGCGAGTTCCAGAACTACTTCTTGTCGCGTTTCCGGAAGCTCTCCAGCTTCCTGTTCCCCCACCTCACCGTTGTCATAGAAGAGTTTGATGGGCTTACATTGAATAAACTGTACGAGGCAGCCAATCTATACCTAGGCACCAAGATCTCCCCTTCAACTCAGAGGATCAAGGTGAGCAAGTGTGAGAAAGACCAGGAATTTGCTGTCACCGTtgataaaaatcaagaaatcctCGAGTCTTTTGAAGGAGTTGAGCTAAAATGGATCCTGCATTGTACCCCTGTTAATCAACATAGTCATGCTGACATGAGGCTAAAGCCGAGGTCAGAATTGCGATATCTCGAGTTGAGTTTCCATAAGAAACACAAGGAGATGGTGTTGGAAACTTACTTGCCACATATCCTAAAGAAAGCTAAGGAGATCAGGGACGAGATGAGGGTGGTGAGGCTACACACAGTTGATTATGCTGGCACCGACTATTGGAGTTCAGTGGCCCTAAATCATCCAGCAACTTTTGATACACTAGCAATGGATCCAGAGAAAAAGAAGGAGCTTATAGAGGATCTTGATAGATTCATAAGCAGGAAGGACTATTACAGGAGAGTTGGCAAGGCTTGGAAACGTGGATATTTGTTCCATGGACCACCTGGTACGGGGAAGTCAAGTTTGGTGGCAACTATGGCTAATTATCTCAGGTTTGATATCTATGACCTGCATCTGGCACAAGTGCAATGTGATTCAGATTTGAGGAGGTTGTTGATTGGGTCGGCCAATCGGTCCATACTTGTTATAGAAGACATTGATTGCAACGTTGGATTAAAGAGCAGGGAATATCATGATGGAGAATTTGAGGATGACAAG ATTACCCTATCTGGACTGCTCAACTTTGTTGATGGCTTATGGTCCAGTCGGGGAGACGAGAGAATCATAGTGTTCACCACCAACCACAAAGATAGACTGGATCCAGCCATGCTGAGACCTGGTCGAATGGATGTGCAGATTGAGATGTCCTACTGCACTTTTAGTGGTTTCAAAACACTTGCTCATAATTATCTAAAGATAGAGGAACACAATCTATTTGGGGAAATTGAAGAGCTGCTGTTGAAAGTCCAGGCAACACCAGCAGAAATTGCAGGAGAGCTGATGACGAGTGACAACGCAAATACTGCATTGCAGAGCCTTGTCACACACCTCCAGATGAAGGAGAACAACAGCTGA
- the LOC113749990 gene encoding inositol-pentakisphosphate 2-kinase-like — translation MAVALTAKDADDWTYRGEGAVNLVLAYAGNSAEFVGKVLRIPKVSTNGSHLENGHSALTPHECLLWKDTADLTSAPTREIAEQLYVQHVMRPLLGSEHVDAGMRILVSKEFLVAIEKKVLSQRPSWRVKAAKVNPLCDSVLLISDHSVFLPGTLKGEFSLCVEIKPKCGFLPTSKFIAEGNAIKRSVTRFKMHQALKLHDRMISEISEYDPLDMFSGSRERIHRAIKALYNTPQNNFRVFLNGSLIFGGLGGGTKSTNYMVGQDFEDALKHVIMAEDGMRTEKLLELITEALFRSGLLDRLLEVQKLDAIDIEGVIHAYHDIVSQPCLVCRKMDADEFTNRYATLHSMPMEESLKIVRDYLIAATAKDLSMMLSFQPQQRGDVDSPNGALFLKSTNQSFDLKVSFIDLDMKPFKKVVYYYELDQQIVHFYVQMVETEPWLEIKASNQEMRDSNESILL, via the exons ATGGCGGTGGCATTGACGGCCAAGGATGCGGACGACTGGACTTATAGAGGCGAAGGAGCTGTAAATCTTGTCCTTGCTTATGCTGGCAACTCTGCCGAATTT GTTGGAAAAGTGTTACGAATACCAAAGGTTTCAACAAATGGATCTCATTTAGAGAATGGTCATTCAGCCTTAACCCCGCACGAATGCCTCCTTTGGAAAGATACAGCAGATCTTACATCAGCTCCCACAAGGGAAATTGCGGAGCAACTGTATGTGCAGCATGTAATGCGCCCATTGTTAGGTTCTGAGCATGTTGATGCTGGG ATGCGCATCCTTGTTTCCAAAGAATTCCTAGTGGCAATTGAGAAGAAGGTTCTTAGTCAGCGTCCTTCTTGGCGGGTCAAAGCTGCGAAAGTCAATCCCCTATGCGATTCAGTTCTTTTGATATCTGATCATTCAGTTTTTCTGCCTG GTACACTTAAAGGAGAATTTAGCTTATGTGTGGAGATCAAG CCAAAATGTGGATTTCTTCCAACTTCAAAATTCATTGCGGAAGgaaatgcaattaaaagaagTGTCACTCGTTTCAAGATGCATCAGGCTCTAAAGTTACATGATAGGATG ATATCAGAGATAAGCGAGTATGATCCACTAGATATGTTCTCTGGATCCAGAGAGAGAATACACAGAGCGATCAAGGCCTTGTATAACACTCCACAGAACAActttagggttttcttgaatGGTTCTCTTATATTTGGGGGCTTGGGTGGTGGGACTAAAAGTACTAATTACATGGTTGGTCAAGACTTTGAAGATGCACTTAAGCACGTCATTATGGCTGAAGATGGTATGCGTACAGAGAAACTGCTCGAGCTCATCACTGAGGCACTTTTTAGATCAGGATTGTTGGATCGACTTCTTGAAGTCCAGAAACTTGATGCAATCGACATTGAAGGGGTCATTCATGCATATCATGACATTGTTTCTCAACCTTGTCTGGTATGTAGAAAGATGGATGCTGATGAATTTACAAATAGATATGCTACTTTGCATTCGATGCCAATGGAAGAAAGCTTAAAGATAGTTAGAGACTATTTAATTGCTGCAACTGCAAAAGATTTGAGTATGATGCTTAGTTTCCAACCCCAACAAAGAGGGGATGTGGATTCTCCAAATGGTGCTCTCTTTCTGAAATCAACCAACCAAAGTTTTGACCTCAAG GTATCTTTCATTGacttggatatgaaaccttttAAAAAGGTGGTGTATTACTATGAGTTAGACCAGCAGATTGTTCATTTCTATGTTCAGATGGTGGAAACAGAGCCGTGGCTTGAGATCAAGGCAAGCAATCAGGAAATGCGAGATTCAAATGAGTCCATTCTTCTGTAA
- the LOC113749738 gene encoding jasmonate O-methyltransferase isoform X1, with protein sequence MDTLQILRMNGGEGETSYAKNSVVQQRKIMSYESPSIEEAVTDILCKNFSETMGMADLGCSSGPNTLTLVSEVIDMVNSKSQKMGFSLPEIRVSLNDLPGNDFNDIFVSLPTFYQKQEEEKGKGFRNNCFISCVAGSFYGRLFPKKSLHLVHSSSSLHWLSRAPPRLAVDAAVPLNKGKIYISKTSPSSVSKAYLSQFREDLSLFLKSRSEEMVPGGRMVLSFLGRTSADPATEHGGHQWELLAKALTSMVSEGRVLEEKIDSFNAPYYAPSLEEVRNEVEEEGSFVINSLKAFEVEWDAGFQTDSACEIQENKRKISSRGGRVAKTIRAVVESMLESQFGRDIIDDLFVKYAELVDDYFSRATPIYINLVLSVTRKGP encoded by the exons ATGGACACCCTTCAAATTCTTCGCATGAATGGCGGAGAAGGAGAGACCAGCTATGCAAAGAATTCAGTCGTACAG CAGAGGAAGATAATGAGCTATGAAAGTCCAAGTATTGAGGAAGCAGTGACTGACATATTGTGCAAGAATTTCTCGGAGACCATGGGCATGGCAGATTTAGGCTGTTCATCGGGGCCTAACACTTTAACGTTGGTATCAGAAGTCATAGACATGGTAAATTCCAAAAGCCAGAAAATGGGTTTTTCGCTTCCGGAGATAAGGGTTTCTCTTAATGATCTTCCAGGCAATGACTTCAACGATATATTCGTGTCATTGCCGACATTCTACCAGAAGCAGGAAGAAGAGAAGGGTAAAGGGTTCCGGAACAATTGCTTCATATCATGCGTGGCAGGTTCTTTTTATGGAAGGCTGTTTCCTAAGAAGAGTCTGCATCTCGTTCACTCTTCTTCAAGTCTTCACTGGCTATCTCGG GCTCCTCCTCGTCTGGCTGTAGATGCTGCCGTACCTTTAAACAAAGGAAAGATATACATTTCCAAGACGAGTCCGTCAAGCGTTAGCAAGGCATACCTATCGCAGTTTCGGGAGGACTTGTCACTCTTTCTCAAGTCACGATCGGAAGAGATGGTCCCTGGTGGCCGCATGGTCCTATCGTTCCTGGGCAGGACCTCTGCAGATCCAGCCACGGAACATGGTGGCCACCAATGGGAGTTATTAGCCAAAGCCCTAACCAGTATGGTTTCCGAG GGACGTGTTCTAGAGGAGAAAATTGATTCCTTTAATGCCCCTTACTATGCTCCATCTTTGGAGGAAGTAAGAAATGAGGTAGAAGAAGAAGGTTCTTTCGTGATTAACAGTCTGAAAGCCTTCGAAGTTGAGTGGGATGCAGGATTTCAAACCGATTCTGCTTGTGAAATCCAGGAGAACAAACGCAAGATATCATCTAGGGGTGGCCGAGTAGCGAAAACCATTAGGGCCGTGGTTGAATCTATGTTGGAATCTCAGTTTGGAAGGGATattattgatgatttattcGTGAAATATGCAGAATTGGTAGATGACTACTTCTCAAGGGCCACGCCAATCTACATCAATTTGGTCCTGTCCGTCACGAGAAAGGGTCCCTAG
- the LOC113749738 gene encoding jasmonate O-methyltransferase isoform X2, which translates to MDTLQILRMNGGEGETSYAKNSVVQRKIMSYESPSIEEAVTDILCKNFSETMGMADLGCSSGPNTLTLVSEVIDMVNSKSQKMGFSLPEIRVSLNDLPGNDFNDIFVSLPTFYQKQEEEKGKGFRNNCFISCVAGSFYGRLFPKKSLHLVHSSSSLHWLSRAPPRLAVDAAVPLNKGKIYISKTSPSSVSKAYLSQFREDLSLFLKSRSEEMVPGGRMVLSFLGRTSADPATEHGGHQWELLAKALTSMVSEGRVLEEKIDSFNAPYYAPSLEEVRNEVEEEGSFVINSLKAFEVEWDAGFQTDSACEIQENKRKISSRGGRVAKTIRAVVESMLESQFGRDIIDDLFVKYAELVDDYFSRATPIYINLVLSVTRKGP; encoded by the exons ATGGACACCCTTCAAATTCTTCGCATGAATGGCGGAGAAGGAGAGACCAGCTATGCAAAGAATTCAGTCGTACAG AGGAAGATAATGAGCTATGAAAGTCCAAGTATTGAGGAAGCAGTGACTGACATATTGTGCAAGAATTTCTCGGAGACCATGGGCATGGCAGATTTAGGCTGTTCATCGGGGCCTAACACTTTAACGTTGGTATCAGAAGTCATAGACATGGTAAATTCCAAAAGCCAGAAAATGGGTTTTTCGCTTCCGGAGATAAGGGTTTCTCTTAATGATCTTCCAGGCAATGACTTCAACGATATATTCGTGTCATTGCCGACATTCTACCAGAAGCAGGAAGAAGAGAAGGGTAAAGGGTTCCGGAACAATTGCTTCATATCATGCGTGGCAGGTTCTTTTTATGGAAGGCTGTTTCCTAAGAAGAGTCTGCATCTCGTTCACTCTTCTTCAAGTCTTCACTGGCTATCTCGG GCTCCTCCTCGTCTGGCTGTAGATGCTGCCGTACCTTTAAACAAAGGAAAGATATACATTTCCAAGACGAGTCCGTCAAGCGTTAGCAAGGCATACCTATCGCAGTTTCGGGAGGACTTGTCACTCTTTCTCAAGTCACGATCGGAAGAGATGGTCCCTGGTGGCCGCATGGTCCTATCGTTCCTGGGCAGGACCTCTGCAGATCCAGCCACGGAACATGGTGGCCACCAATGGGAGTTATTAGCCAAAGCCCTAACCAGTATGGTTTCCGAG GGACGTGTTCTAGAGGAGAAAATTGATTCCTTTAATGCCCCTTACTATGCTCCATCTTTGGAGGAAGTAAGAAATGAGGTAGAAGAAGAAGGTTCTTTCGTGATTAACAGTCTGAAAGCCTTCGAAGTTGAGTGGGATGCAGGATTTCAAACCGATTCTGCTTGTGAAATCCAGGAGAACAAACGCAAGATATCATCTAGGGGTGGCCGAGTAGCGAAAACCATTAGGGCCGTGGTTGAATCTATGTTGGAATCTCAGTTTGGAAGGGATattattgatgatttattcGTGAAATATGCAGAATTGGTAGATGACTACTTCTCAAGGGCCACGCCAATCTACATCAATTTGGTCCTGTCCGTCACGAGAAAGGGTCCCTAG